In the genome of Actinomadura graeca, one region contains:
- a CDS encoding carbohydrate kinase family protein encodes MQAKVLVIGESVADAVISDDRSSGDKTVMTVIAGGGPANTAATLSSLGTPTRFGGRLGQGPLGALLYRRLQESNLDLSASVQVQDPVSLAISSLTPDGQPTYGFYTEGTADWLWTQKELAAIPTNDVCCLHTGSLGLAMRPGGPLIEDLAASLRPNVTISIDPNVRPTLVPIDEYQHRIDRWCQLADIIRLSDEDLAHIAPDTPEKTVFERWHSLGVSLIVTTRGKNGASISLNGETATVPGVSVDVVDTVGAGDSFAAGLLHWLWRHDHLGGRLHKLTLDDALKAATLATHVGALACTTTGPSAAHPSDLPPEAHQLLST; translated from the coding sequence ATGCAGGCGAAAGTACTGGTCATAGGCGAGAGCGTCGCCGACGCGGTCATCTCGGATGACAGATCGTCCGGCGACAAGACGGTCATGACCGTCATCGCCGGCGGAGGCCCGGCGAACACCGCGGCCACCCTCTCCAGCCTGGGAACCCCAACCCGCTTCGGAGGAAGACTCGGCCAAGGCCCCCTGGGCGCACTGCTCTACCGCCGACTCCAGGAATCAAATCTCGACCTGAGCGCAAGCGTCCAAGTCCAAGACCCCGTCTCTCTGGCCATCTCATCCCTGACCCCCGACGGTCAGCCGACCTACGGCTTCTACACCGAAGGCACCGCCGACTGGCTCTGGACACAGAAGGAACTCGCGGCGATCCCTACCAACGACGTCTGCTGCCTGCACACAGGATCCCTCGGCCTAGCCATGAGGCCAGGCGGCCCCCTCATCGAGGACCTCGCCGCGTCCCTGCGCCCGAACGTCACGATCTCGATCGACCCCAACGTCCGCCCGACCCTCGTCCCCATCGACGAGTACCAACACCGAATAGACCGCTGGTGCCAACTAGCGGACATCATCCGCCTCAGCGACGAAGACCTCGCACACATAGCGCCAGACACCCCAGAGAAAACAGTCTTCGAGCGCTGGCACTCGCTAGGGGTAAGCCTGATAGTGACAACCAGAGGCAAGAACGGCGCCTCCATATCCCTGAACGGCGAAACCGCAACCGTCCCCGGCGTCTCCGTAGACGTCGTAGACACAGTCGGCGCAGGTGACTCCTTCGCCGCGGGCCTGCTGCACTGGCTATGGCGCCACGATCACCTAGGCGGCCGCCTACACAAACTCACCCTCGACGACGCCCTAAAGGCAGCCACCCTCGCAACACACGTAGGCGCCCTGGCCTGCACCACAACCGGCCCAAGCGCAGCCCACCCCTCAGACCTCCCCCCAGAAGCCCACCAACTCCTAAGCACCTAA
- a CDS encoding MerR family transcriptional regulator, translating into MKIGEVAALVGVSSRTVRHYHHLGLLPEPARLANGYRDYRVRDAVLLARARRLVELGLSLDEVRDVLNDDRGRELREVLGELDADLARRQEALAVQRARLAGLLAETDLGPDSAVSPEMADVLRELPRGAGFAEVDRGLLALVDTAAGPEERGRFAEMLRPFTEPETAARVREVYARLDGLAGAGPDDPRVGDTAEAIAALIPDELATLVADRGEDVRWIDDMTPAQGAVFSRVVELLRERVC; encoded by the coding sequence ATGAAGATCGGGGAGGTCGCCGCGCTGGTCGGGGTCTCGTCCCGGACCGTCCGCCACTACCACCATCTCGGGTTGCTGCCCGAGCCGGCGCGGCTCGCCAACGGCTACCGGGACTACCGGGTGCGGGACGCGGTGCTGCTCGCGCGGGCTCGGCGGCTGGTGGAGCTGGGGCTCTCGCTGGACGAGGTCCGGGACGTCCTGAACGATGATCGCGGACGGGAGCTGCGAGAGGTGCTGGGCGAGCTGGACGCGGACCTGGCGCGGCGGCAGGAGGCGCTCGCCGTCCAGAGGGCGCGGCTCGCGGGGCTGCTCGCGGAGACGGATCTGGGGCCTGACTCGGCCGTCTCGCCGGAAATGGCGGATGTGCTGCGGGAACTGCCGCGCGGGGCGGGGTTCGCCGAAGTGGATCGCGGGCTTTTGGCGCTGGTCGATACGGCGGCCGGGCCGGAGGAGCGGGGGCGTTTCGCCGAAATGCTGCGGCCGTTCACCGAGCCGGAGACGGCGGCGCGGGTGCGGGAGGTCTACGCGCGGCTGGACGGGCTCGCCGGCGCCGGGCCGGACGATCCGCGTGTCGGGGACACGGCGGAGGCGATCGCGGCCCTCATTCCGGACGAATTGGCCACACTGGTCGCGGATCGAGGAGAGGACGTGCGCTGGATCGACGATATGACTCCGGCGCAGGGCGCCGTTTTCAGCCGGGTCGTGGAACTGCTGAGGGAGAGGGTGTGCTGA
- a CDS encoding tetratricopeptide repeat protein yields the protein MGKTRLGRELAKGLALEGWEWELVGVGGEVAAVEAAGRVRRRVLLLVDYAETRSGLAAMLAGVAAREAAGDAGGLRVLLLARQAGEWWAKLGAEPDVVRALVARARVLELAAALDDRRGDVEVIEGALPFYAAALGRPVPRVGFEVDGGVRLPVLVLHAAALVAVLDAERGGSGGRAAADLGVLDRLLGHERRLWEKTARRVGLGVGLAVLEQVVAAVVLLGAEEGGEAAVREVIRRVPDVAGADEERVGALARWLRQLYPGAGGWVEVLRPDLVAERHAANQLGEHELLRRACFTGVELPGAVRALTVLTRACAHHDRAAVLLEQVLRCDLMGLADAAIVVAVQTGTRLGDLLAGVLEDVPAGVEDLEHIARRIPFPTVALAAADAVATRRVRELLPADADPADIARWSGQLAVVLGQVGRREEALEAVTEAVEVYRTLAEARPDAFLPDLATSLNNQSGCLSDLGRREEALEAITEAVEVYRTLAEARPDAFLPDLAMSLNNQSNRLSDLGRREEALEAVTEAVEIRRTLAEARPDAFLPDLAAALNNQSNHLSGLGRREEALEAIIEAVGVYRALAEARPDAFLPDLAATLNNQSNHLSDLGRREEGLEAIIEAVEIRRTLAEARPDAFLPNLAMSLNNQSNRLSDLGRREEALEAITEAVEIRRTLAEARPDAFLPNLATALNNQSNHLSDLGRREEALEAITEAVEIRRTLAEARPDAFLPDLATALNNQSGCLSDLGRREEALETITEAVEVYRALAEARPDAFLPDLAMSLNTQSGCLSGLGRREEALEAIIEAVGVYRALAEARPDAFLPGLAGSLNNQSNRLSDLGRREEALEAIIEAVGVYRALAEARPDAFLPDLARSLVVLGGVLVDLDRVEEGTRFLVEGLAVSLERDLTELVGACVAYLQRAHAQDASAVTAVWRQLTGEGLPEWFE from the coding sequence GTGGGCAAGACGCGGCTGGGGCGGGAGTTGGCGAAGGGTCTGGCGCTTGAGGGGTGGGAGTGGGAGCTGGTGGGGGTGGGGGGTGAGGTTGCGGCGGTGGAGGCGGCCGGCCGGGTGAGGCGGCGGGTGTTGCTGCTGGTCGATTATGCCGAGACCCGTTCGGGGCTGGCGGCGATGCTGGCCGGGGTGGCGGCGCGTGAGGCGGCCGGGGACGCTGGGGGGTTACGGGTGCTGCTGCTGGCCCGGCAGGCCGGGGAGTGGTGGGCGAAGCTGGGTGCTGAGCCGGATGTGGTGCGGGCGTTGGTGGCGCGGGCGCGGGTGCTGGAGCTGGCGGCGGCACTGGATGATCGGCGGGGTGATGTTGAGGTGATCGAGGGGGCGTTGCCGTTTTATGCGGCGGCGCTGGGGCGGCCGGTGCCGCGGGTGGGGTTTGAGGTGGATGGGGGGGTGCGGTTGCCGGTGCTGGTGTTGCATGCGGCGGCGTTGGTGGCGGTGCTGGATGCCGAGCGGGGCGGTAGCGGGGGGCGGGCGGCGGCGGATCTGGGGGTGCTGGACCGGTTGCTGGGGCATGAGCGGCGGTTGTGGGAGAAGACGGCCCGGCGGGTAGGGCTGGGGGTTGGGCTGGCGGTACTGGAGCAGGTGGTGGCGGCGGTGGTGCTGCTGGGTGCTGAGGAGGGCGGGGAGGCTGCGGTCCGGGAGGTGATCCGGCGGGTTCCGGATGTCGCGGGGGCGGATGAGGAGCGGGTGGGGGCGCTGGCGCGGTGGCTGCGGCAGCTGTATCCGGGGGCTGGCGGGTGGGTGGAGGTGCTGCGGCCGGACCTGGTGGCTGAGCGGCATGCCGCTAACCAGCTTGGTGAGCATGAGTTGTTGCGGCGGGCGTGTTTCACGGGTGTGGAGTTGCCGGGGGCGGTTCGGGCGTTGACGGTGCTGACGCGTGCCTGTGCTCATCATGATCGTGCTGCTGTGCTGCTGGAGCAGGTGTTGCGGTGTGACCTGATGGGGTTGGCGGATGCGGCGATCGTGGTGGCTGTTCAGACCGGTACCCGGCTGGGTGATCTGCTGGCCGGTGTGCTGGAGGATGTCCCGGCCGGGGTGGAGGATCTTGAACACATCGCCCGGCGGATTCCTTTTCCCACGGTGGCGCTGGCTGCTGCTGATGCGGTGGCCACTCGCCGGGTGCGGGAGCTCTTGCCTGCTGATGCCGATCCTGCGGATATCGCTCGTTGGAGCGGGCAGCTCGCGGTTGTTCTGGGGCAGGTGGGGCGGCGGGAGGAGGCGCTGGAGGCGGTCACCGAGGCGGTGGAGGTCTACCGGACGCTGGCCGAGGCCCGGCCCGATGCCTTCCTGCCCGACCTGGCCACGTCGCTGAACAACCAGTCCGGGTGCCTGTCGGATCTGGGGCGGCGGGAGGAGGCGCTGGAGGCCATCACCGAGGCGGTGGAGGTGTACCGGACGCTGGCCGAGGCGCGGCCCGATGCCTTCCTGCCCGACCTGGCCATGTCGCTGAACAACCAGTCCAACCGCCTGTCGGATCTGGGGCGGCGGGAGGAGGCGCTGGAGGCCGTCACCGAGGCGGTGGAGATTCGCCGGACGCTGGCCGAGGCGCGGCCCGATGCCTTCCTGCCCGACCTGGCCGCGGCGCTGAACAACCAGTCCAACCACCTGTCGGGTCTGGGGCGGCGGGAGGAGGCGCTGGAGGCGATCATCGAGGCGGTGGGGGTGTACCGGGCGCTGGCCGAGGCGCGGCCTGATGCCTTCCTTCCCGACCTGGCCGCGACGCTGAACAACCAGTCCAACCACCTGTCGGATCTGGGGCGGCGGGAGGAGGGGCTGGAGGCGATCATCGAGGCGGTGGAGATTCGCCGGACGCTGGCCGAGGCCCGGCCCGATGCCTTCCTGCCCAACCTGGCCATGTCGCTGAACAACCAGTCCAACCGCCTGTCGGATCTGGGGCGGCGGGAGGAGGCGCTGGAGGCCATCACCGAGGCGGTGGAGATTCGCCGGACGCTGGCCGAGGCCCGGCCCGATGCCTTCCTGCCCAACCTGGCCACGGCGCTGAACAACCAGTCCAACCACCTGTCGGATCTGGGGCGGCGGGAGGAGGCGCTGGAGGCCATCACCGAGGCGGTGGAGATTCGCCGGACGCTGGCCGAGGCGCGGCCTGATGCCTTCCTGCCCGACCTGGCCACGGCGCTGAACAACCAGTCCGGGTGCCTGTCGGATCTGGGGCGGCGGGAGGAGGCGCTGGAAACCATCACCGAGGCGGTGGAGGTGTACCGGGCGCTGGCCGAGGCGCGGCCTGATGCCTTCCTTCCCGACCTGGCCATGTCGCTGAACACCCAGTCCGGGTGCCTGTCGGGTCTGGGGCGGCGGGAGGAGGCGCTGGAGGCGATCATCGAGGCGGTGGGGGTGTACCGGGCGCTGGCCGAGGCGCGGCCTGATGCCTTCCTGCCCGGCCTGGCCGGGTCGCTGAACAATCAGTCCAACCGCCTGTCGGATCTGGGGCGGCGGGAGGAGGCGCTGGAGGCGATCATCGAGGCGGTGGGGGTGTACCGGGCGCTGGCCGAGGCGCGGCCTGATGCCTTCCTGCCCGATCTGGCCAGAAGCCTCGTTGTGCTGGGTGGGGTATTGGTTGATCTCGATCGAGTCGAGGAAGGAACGCGGTTCCTTGTTGAGGGACTTGCGGTTTCTTTAGAGCGTGATCTAACGGAACTCGTAGGTGCCTGTGTCGCATATCTCCAGCGAGCGCATGCGCAGGACGCCAGCGCGGTGACTGCGGTCTGGCGCCAGCTTACGGGTGAGGGACTCCCTGAGTGGTTTGAGTGA
- a CDS encoding WD40 repeat domain-containing protein: MSASRRTVLLSGLALAAGTAAMPASAAPIGPRTGPLPPLLRSRAELASRGAREPGAAPTALPIQADGTTYQMAQALAWLDTGHFAVGRWDGSMSVFAYNPSAVSGPTIDVAVNSPSDQGVQMVAAVGGHLLASSNDDRSFILWKGFRDWASLRPKKIGFDPALGVATSGKTVTVAGQKILCVGHTTGRLTLWTVANGTATLRTTLDLRNPAPVNPWNLHDIRAIEPFGDTTVITGSEDGYLCAIDVRSGKILSQTVFNSDAQRGINDLDVRDDQLLVVNCSVGSKDRNLWLYSLDRTTGRPTLKTSTNLLVDDRRPQAFAFSVVWAAYPQGPCWFVSTEEGALWMGTPDLKVLGYQQVTAPLGSALGWTTNPGRLALVSHDLYEFTTGV, from the coding sequence ATGTCCGCTTCCCGAAGGACCGTCCTCCTGAGCGGCCTGGCCCTCGCGGCCGGCACCGCGGCCATGCCCGCGTCCGCCGCGCCCATCGGCCCGCGGACCGGCCCCCTTCCACCCCTGCTCCGCTCCCGCGCGGAGCTGGCGTCCCGCGGCGCCCGGGAACCCGGCGCCGCCCCGACCGCGCTTCCCATCCAGGCCGACGGCACGACCTACCAGATGGCACAGGCCCTGGCCTGGCTCGACACGGGCCACTTCGCCGTGGGCCGCTGGGACGGCAGCATGAGCGTCTTCGCCTACAACCCGTCGGCGGTGTCCGGCCCGACCATCGACGTGGCCGTGAACAGCCCGTCCGACCAGGGCGTGCAGATGGTCGCGGCGGTGGGCGGCCACCTGCTCGCCTCGTCCAACGACGACCGCTCGTTCATCCTGTGGAAGGGCTTCCGCGACTGGGCCTCCCTGCGCCCCAAGAAGATCGGCTTCGACCCGGCCCTCGGCGTGGCCACCAGCGGCAAGACCGTCACCGTCGCAGGCCAGAAGATCCTCTGCGTGGGCCACACCACCGGCCGACTGACCCTGTGGACGGTGGCGAACGGAACGGCCACGCTCCGCACGACCCTCGACCTGAGGAACCCCGCGCCGGTGAACCCGTGGAACCTTCACGACATCCGCGCCATCGAGCCCTTCGGCGACACCACGGTCATCACCGGCTCCGAGGACGGCTACCTCTGCGCGATCGACGTCCGGTCCGGGAAGATCCTCTCCCAGACCGTCTTCAACTCCGACGCCCAGCGCGGGATCAACGACCTCGACGTCCGAGACGACCAGCTGCTGGTCGTGAACTGCTCCGTCGGCTCGAAGGACCGCAACCTGTGGCTCTACTCCCTCGACCGGACCACGGGCCGGCCGACCCTGAAGACGAGCACCAACCTCCTCGTCGACGACCGCCGCCCCCAGGCGTTCGCCTTCAGCGTCGTCTGGGCCGCCTACCCGCAGGGCCCGTGCTGGTTCGTCTCCACAGAAGAGGGCGCCCTGTGGATGGGCACGCCGGACCTCAAAGTCCTCGGATACCAGCAGGTGACCGCCCCCCTAGGCTCAGCCCTAGGCTGGACGACGAACCCCGGCCGTCTGGCCCTGGTCTCCCACGACCTCTACGAATTCACCACCGGCGTCTGA
- a CDS encoding sigma-70 family RNA polymerase sigma factor, whose protein sequence is MPGELERIAQIDDPHELLRVATERLAEAQQEVTELARLRRRLIQELHAQGLSYAQIAHAAGLSRGRIHQIRHTGPAPEGAFLGAGEVTVVTPLRPDPASDRTYVALDDLKTGQRLGDLARTFDLTVNTDHVGLDGGIDLNRAGLLVICGPRMSPAMHEAYGKDPVLEWERDEAGWLLRDTRTGAEHRSGQEDAPPRLYDVGYLGRLPRPDGNGSFLAIAGIHPEGSLGVVHLLTTDIGSLWGQVGNDRFSVVVGTEYSADTHEPVRTELLTPIYRHDEAAT, encoded by the coding sequence ATGCCAGGCGAGTTGGAGCGCATCGCGCAGATCGACGACCCGCATGAGCTGCTGCGCGTCGCCACTGAGCGTCTGGCGGAGGCTCAGCAGGAAGTGACGGAGCTGGCGCGGTTGCGGCGGCGGCTGATTCAGGAGCTGCACGCGCAAGGCTTGTCGTACGCGCAGATCGCGCATGCGGCGGGGCTGAGCCGCGGGCGTATCCATCAAATCCGGCACACCGGGCCGGCACCGGAGGGTGCGTTCCTCGGGGCGGGTGAGGTGACGGTGGTCACCCCCCTGCGTCCCGACCCTGCCAGTGACCGGACGTACGTGGCTCTGGACGACTTGAAGACGGGGCAACGGCTGGGAGACCTGGCACGGACGTTCGACCTGACCGTCAACACTGATCATGTAGGCCTGGACGGGGGCATCGATCTCAACCGGGCGGGCCTGCTGGTGATCTGCGGCCCCCGGATGTCGCCTGCGATGCATGAGGCGTACGGCAAGGATCCCGTCCTGGAGTGGGAACGGGACGAGGCCGGATGGCTGTTGCGCGACACCCGCACCGGCGCCGAGCACAGGTCGGGCCAGGAGGACGCCCCTCCCCGGCTGTACGACGTCGGTTACCTCGGTCGGCTCCCCCGGCCGGACGGCAACGGCAGTTTCCTCGCCATCGCGGGTATCCACCCTGAAGGTTCGTTGGGTGTGGTGCACCTGCTGACCACGGATATCGGAAGTCTGTGGGGGCAAGTCGGCAACGACCGGTTCTCGGTCGTGGTCGGTACCGAGTACAGCGCGGACACCCACGAGCCGGTGCGGACAGAGCTGCTGACACCGATCTACCGGCATGACGAGGCGGCAACCTGA
- a CDS encoding protein phosphatase 2C domain-containing protein encodes MSYVSEPTPGRTNEDFVAAGPGWVVLLDGVTAPPDADSGCRHGPAWLVRRIGGQIAALMALEDGEPLPDLVAEAIKVAGEAHAGTCDLESPDTPSATVSLLRRRDNAVEWFVLADSPIVMDMGEIVVFRDDRVDRLPEYTVESVRRYRNSPGGFWVAGSKPEAAYEGLTGEVPVEGLRRAAVLSDGASRLVEVFGVLSWDGLLRVLEEEGPRELVRRTRVAEASGAVDVERGKPYDDATAVLVRF; translated from the coding sequence ATGAGTTATGTGAGTGAACCGACGCCCGGGCGGACCAACGAGGATTTCGTCGCGGCGGGGCCCGGGTGGGTCGTGCTGCTGGACGGCGTGACGGCGCCGCCGGACGCCGACAGCGGGTGCCGTCATGGCCCGGCCTGGCTGGTGCGGCGGATCGGCGGGCAGATCGCGGCGCTGATGGCGCTGGAGGACGGCGAGCCGCTGCCGGATCTGGTCGCCGAGGCGATCAAGGTGGCCGGGGAGGCGCACGCCGGGACGTGCGACCTGGAGAGTCCGGACACCCCGTCGGCGACCGTGTCGCTGCTACGTCGGCGGGACAACGCGGTGGAATGGTTCGTCCTGGCCGATTCGCCGATCGTGATGGACATGGGGGAGATCGTCGTCTTCCGGGACGATCGGGTGGACCGGCTGCCGGAGTACACCGTGGAGTCCGTGCGGAGGTACCGGAACAGCCCCGGCGGGTTCTGGGTGGCGGGTTCAAAACCGGAGGCCGCATATGAGGGCCTGACGGGTGAGGTCCCGGTCGAGGGGCTGAGGAGGGCGGCGGTGCTGAGCGACGGGGCGTCCAGGCTGGTAGAGGTGTTCGGTGTCCTGAGCTGGGACGGGCTGCTCCGGGTCCTGGAGGAGGAAGGGCCGAGGGAGCTCGTCCGGCGGACGAGGGTCGCGGAGGCGTCCGGGGCCGTCGACGTCGAGCGGGGCAAGCCGTACGACGACGCCACCGCCGTCCTGGTGCGCTTCTAG
- a CDS encoding Scr1 family TA system antitoxin-like transcriptional regulator, translated as MGEERLREIGGELRRLRRAAGLSGVGLAARAGVPQPTVSRVETGRRVSDPEVVARLFGALELDPAEVERLVSVVREAYAGTAARRVDAGVSFRPGAGVELARGAGVLRVFSASVMPRLLWTGEFAVAAGLGSEDEAAAWSSVLDDEGRRVIVVLTEGALRTWPGSGDSVAGQFARLLEVSAREDVRVGILPGLAGARVPLHGFVVCDQAAVHVETFTRELTLTDAGEVRDYLAIFEEFEQAAVFGDEARVLIERAGRDLRNALSSIH; from the coding sequence ATGGGTGAGGAGCGGTTGCGGGAGATCGGTGGGGAGTTGCGGCGCCTGCGGAGGGCGGCGGGGCTGTCCGGGGTGGGGCTGGCTGCGCGGGCTGGGGTGCCTCAGCCGACGGTGTCTCGGGTGGAGACAGGGCGGCGGGTGTCGGATCCGGAAGTCGTGGCGCGGCTGTTCGGGGCGTTGGAGTTGGACCCTGCCGAGGTTGAGCGGTTGGTCTCGGTGGTGCGTGAAGCGTACGCGGGGACGGCTGCTCGTCGGGTTGATGCTGGGGTGTCGTTTCGTCCCGGAGCCGGTGTGGAGCTGGCGAGGGGGGCGGGTGTGCTTCGGGTGTTCTCGGCGTCGGTGATGCCTCGGCTGTTGTGGACGGGTGAGTTCGCCGTGGCGGCGGGGTTGGGATCGGAGGACGAGGCTGCGGCGTGGTCCTCGGTGCTGGACGATGAGGGGCGGCGCGTGATCGTCGTCCTGACGGAGGGTGCGTTGCGGACTTGGCCGGGGTCGGGGGATTCCGTTGCCGGTCAGTTCGCGCGTTTGCTTGAGGTGTCGGCGCGTGAGGACGTGCGGGTGGGGATCCTGCCTGGGCTTGCCGGTGCTCGGGTACCGCTGCATGGGTTCGTCGTATGCGACCAGGCGGCTGTCCATGTGGAGACGTTCACGCGTGAGTTGACCTTGACCGACGCCGGTGAGGTGCGGGACTACCTGGCGATCTTCGAGGAGTTCGAGCAGGCGGCCGTGTTCGGTGATGAAGCCCGGGTTCTGATCGAGCGGGCCGGGCGTGATCTGCGGAACGCTCTCAGTTCTATTCACTGA
- the rpmG gene encoding 50S ribosomal protein L33 yields the protein MAATDVRPKITLACQECKHRNYITRKNRRNDPDRLEIKKYCPNCRTHRPHRETR from the coding sequence GTGGCTGCCACCGACGTCCGGCCGAAGATCACGCTGGCCTGCCAGGAGTGCAAGCACCGCAACTACATCACGCGGAAGAACCGGCGCAACGACCCGGACCGCCTTGAGATCAAGAAGTACTGCCCCAACTGCAGGACCCACCGCCCCCACCGCGAGACCCGCTAG
- a CDS encoding LacI family DNA-binding transcriptional regulator, producing the protein MADVARKAGVSISTVSHVINGTRFVADATRDRVLQAIRQTGYSHNTLARSLATASTNSIGIAISAISNFYFANIVTQIETNLREAGYTLLLTETHEDPDLELEVVQALHQRRVDGLLLAPTTDQDNRALSYLQDLDVPTVLVDRFSPDDFDQVGTENIEATAHLVEHISGHGHKAIGMISGVPGVRTTEERLQGYYQGLERSGIPADPELVAIGYSNAEGAERAVRDLLTRKNSPTALVVGNNHMTIGTFRALRSLGVEVPRDLAVVCYDDFEWADLFHPRLTTMAQPIPGIANECVRLLLTRIRDQNKPTRRICLPPEFMLRESCGCTSN; encoded by the coding sequence ATGGCCGATGTCGCCCGCAAGGCCGGCGTTTCCATATCGACCGTCTCCCACGTGATCAACGGAACCAGATTCGTCGCCGACGCGACTCGCGATCGCGTTTTACAGGCAATCAGGCAGACCGGCTATTCCCACAACACACTGGCCCGATCACTGGCGACCGCGAGCACCAATTCGATCGGCATCGCCATCTCCGCGATCTCGAACTTCTACTTCGCGAACATCGTCACCCAGATCGAGACCAACCTACGTGAAGCGGGCTACACCCTCCTGCTCACGGAAACACACGAAGACCCGGACCTCGAACTCGAAGTGGTCCAGGCCCTCCACCAGCGCCGCGTCGACGGGCTCCTCCTGGCCCCCACCACCGACCAGGACAACCGCGCGCTGAGCTACCTCCAGGATTTGGACGTCCCGACCGTCCTCGTCGACCGCTTCTCTCCGGACGACTTCGACCAGGTCGGCACCGAGAACATAGAAGCGACGGCCCACCTGGTCGAACACATCTCCGGACACGGCCACAAGGCGATCGGGATGATCTCCGGTGTTCCAGGCGTACGTACCACAGAAGAACGCCTGCAAGGCTATTACCAGGGGCTCGAACGCAGCGGCATCCCCGCCGACCCCGAACTGGTGGCGATCGGATACTCGAACGCCGAAGGCGCCGAGCGAGCCGTCCGCGACCTCCTGACCCGGAAGAACAGTCCCACCGCTTTGGTCGTGGGCAACAACCACATGACGATCGGCACGTTCCGCGCACTACGCTCTCTCGGCGTGGAAGTACCCCGCGACCTCGCGGTCGTCTGCTACGACGACTTCGAGTGGGCCGACCTGTTCCACCCCCGTCTCACAACGATGGCTCAGCCGATCCCCGGAATCGCGAACGAGTGCGTACGGCTCCTCCTGACCCGAATAAGAGACCAGAACAAGCCCACGCGCCGGATCTGCCTACCCCCCGAATTCATGCTGCGAGAGTCCTGTGGCTGCACATCGAACTGA
- a CDS encoding protein phosphatase 2C domain-containing protein, which produces MRVQIASEPGRPGRANEDFAAAAPGLCLVIDGAGAPADVGTGCVHSVAWYARQLGGLLLAAAADVGLGLGEALAVGIERVNAMHAWTCDLRHPGSPSATVALARVNGERLEHLVLSDAVLVLDRVDQAPAVVTDDRLAEVITRLDEPGRLPAVGSDEHTRRLRDRVERLAAYRNQPGGFWVASTKPEAAREALVGSTPLVELNGVALLSDGASRLADRFGLLGWPELLAVLRKGGPAELIARTREAEASDPVGARWPRGKASDDASAVWWTTSD; this is translated from the coding sequence ATGCGCGTACAGATCGCCAGCGAACCCGGGCGGCCGGGTCGGGCGAACGAGGACTTCGCTGCGGCGGCCCCTGGGCTCTGTCTGGTCATCGACGGGGCGGGCGCTCCGGCGGACGTGGGGACGGGGTGTGTCCATTCTGTCGCCTGGTACGCGCGCCAACTGGGTGGGCTGCTCCTGGCGGCTGCGGCTGATGTCGGCTTGGGCTTGGGCGAGGCGCTCGCAGTCGGTATCGAGCGGGTCAATGCCATGCATGCCTGGACATGCGATCTGAGGCATCCGGGATCGCCGTCGGCGACTGTCGCGCTGGCGCGGGTGAACGGCGAACGGCTCGAACATCTGGTGCTCTCGGACGCCGTGCTCGTCCTCGATCGGGTCGACCAGGCGCCAGCGGTCGTCACGGATGACCGCCTTGCCGAGGTGATCACACGGCTGGACGAGCCCGGCCGATTGCCCGCGGTGGGCAGTGACGAGCACACCCGACGACTGCGGGATCGGGTCGAGCGGCTCGCGGCCTACCGCAACCAGCCCGGCGGGTTCTGGGTGGCCAGCACAAAACCCGAAGCGGCCAGGGAAGCGCTCGTGGGATCGACTCCCCTGGTTGAACTGAACGGCGTTGCGCTGCTCAGCGATGGCGCCAGCCGGTTGGCCGACCGCTTCGGCCTGCTGGGCTGGCCGGAGTTGCTCGCCGTGCTCCGCAAGGGCGGACCGGCCGAACTCATCGCCCGTACACGTGAGGCGGAGGCATCCGATCCTGTCGGAGCCCGCTGGCCACGTGGCAAGGCGTCCGATGATGCAAGCGCGGTCTGGTGGACGACTTCGGACTGA
- a CDS encoding ATP-binding protein, with product MIDVTRWSRLFAGQPQSIGDARAFARALVVDRAPDDLVRTVELVVSELCTNAVEHTASGEDGGEFVLELEVQCGHVRVGVLDMGAQTRPAVSDQASGSDVISGRGLFIVEAVSKAWGSEPIRVGRRVWADVVGMPV from the coding sequence GTGATCGACGTGACGCGCTGGTCTCGTCTGTTCGCGGGCCAACCTCAATCGATCGGCGACGCCAGGGCTTTCGCTCGGGCGCTTGTGGTCGATCGTGCTCCCGATGATCTGGTGCGAACGGTTGAGCTGGTCGTCAGTGAGTTGTGCACGAACGCTGTAGAGCACACGGCGAGTGGTGAGGACGGCGGTGAGTTCGTTCTCGAACTAGAGGTGCAATGCGGGCATGTGCGAGTGGGCGTGCTCGACATGGGGGCGCAGACTCGTCCGGCCGTCAGCGATCAAGCGAGCGGTTCGGACGTCATATCCGGGCGCGGGCTGTTCATCGTGGAAGCGGTCTCCAAGGCGTGGGGTAGCGAGCCGATCCGGGTCGGACGGCGGGTCTGGGCGGACGTCGTCGGTATGCCGGTGTGA